A stretch of Corallococcus macrosporus DNA encodes these proteins:
- a CDS encoding cyclic nucleotide-binding domain-containing protein — protein MADSPHARSLKAQAATLAAGGKLEAALAGYQDALRAEPEDAEVHQRVAELLEWLERTPEAARAYDDAALAWARAGNLLRAVAATVLSRGLRGARPQTVRTLAERFALPPGALAPTFAWVSDGKDPGVPVLSGVGREAFVALVEALEVRAFWPGQRVVEEGQPGDSMFALVEGRAEVARRVEGNARQVVATLGPGDFFGEVALVSEGPRLASVEVRERSVLLEFKRQSLARVSATHPEVEAAVQAFYQRRLVDHLLRTSPLFTNLSPALKQAMSREFDLRVVPAGQVLLTQGQPGDAFYLLLRGQVQLTLEQPGRIVLLPELREGDVFGEISLLLDKPVSATVRTKTPCVVLRLERAAFERHVVSQPGLKGQLMRMGTERLQQTAKALFV, from the coding sequence ATGGCGGACTCCCCACACGCGCGGTCCCTGAAGGCCCAGGCGGCGACGCTCGCCGCCGGAGGGAAGCTGGAAGCGGCGCTGGCCGGCTACCAGGACGCCCTGCGCGCGGAGCCGGAGGACGCGGAGGTGCACCAGCGCGTCGCGGAGCTGCTCGAGTGGCTGGAGCGCACCCCGGAGGCCGCCCGCGCCTACGACGACGCGGCGCTCGCCTGGGCCCGCGCGGGAAACCTGCTGCGCGCGGTGGCCGCCACGGTGCTGTCGCGGGGCCTCAGGGGCGCGAGGCCCCAGACGGTGCGCACCCTGGCGGAGCGCTTCGCCCTGCCGCCCGGCGCGCTGGCGCCGACCTTCGCCTGGGTCTCCGACGGCAAGGACCCCGGCGTGCCGGTGCTCTCCGGCGTGGGGCGCGAGGCCTTCGTGGCGCTGGTGGAGGCGCTGGAGGTGCGCGCCTTCTGGCCGGGCCAGCGCGTGGTGGAGGAGGGGCAGCCGGGCGACTCCATGTTCGCGCTGGTGGAGGGGCGCGCGGAGGTGGCGCGGCGGGTGGAGGGCAACGCGCGCCAGGTGGTGGCCACGCTGGGGCCGGGGGACTTCTTCGGCGAGGTGGCGCTGGTGTCGGAGGGGCCCAGGCTGGCCAGCGTGGAGGTGCGTGAGCGCTCCGTGCTGCTGGAGTTCAAGCGCCAGTCGCTCGCCCGCGTCAGCGCCACGCACCCGGAGGTGGAGGCGGCGGTGCAGGCCTTCTACCAGCGCCGGCTGGTGGACCACCTGCTGCGCACGAGCCCCCTGTTCACCAACCTGTCGCCCGCGCTGAAGCAGGCGATGTCGCGCGAGTTCGACCTGCGCGTCGTCCCCGCGGGCCAGGTGCTCCTCACGCAGGGGCAGCCGGGGGACGCGTTCTACCTGCTCCTGCGCGGCCAGGTGCAGCTGACGCTGGAGCAGCCGGGCCGCATCGTGTTGCTGCCGGAGCTGCGCGAGGGCGACGTGTTCGGCGAAATCTCGCTGCTGCTGGACAAGCCCGTGTCCGCGACGGTGCGCACGAAGACGCCGTGCGTGGTGCTGCGCCTGGAGCGCGCCGCCTTCGAGCGGCACGTCGTGAGCCAGCCCGGCCTCAAGGGCCAGCTCATGCGCATGGGCACGGAGCGCCTCCAGCAGACCGCGAAGGCGCTGTTCGTCTAG
- a CDS encoding cyclic nucleotide-binding domain-containing protein, which translates to MTPDDSKAGDVAVGPGSSVTRGVWARVLKGAVEEAVRAYEAMGAGHRERVLEEALAVPAETRTRLVEVLRQARDFAGAARLLESDGDDAGAAPLYEQAGAPLLAAEAWLRVGEQARAAAAFERAGSLEQALSLYQALGARESLAHLLGRMHRPMEAAQVFRVLGNAHAELEMLRAVPADDPQRPEAVLRMCELLDAEGATWRALVLLADGIKHATGAGLLLLQAEQARLLQQLGLASAPEGAAAAEKAPPVVDGYGYLKAIPIFDGLSLEDMRDLYRLARPMLLPAGTTVLEKGAKGMGLVVLLEGMVSVSTGPGPDARQLNMLGPGAFLGEISLILDGPVSAHVRAHTVVRALRVTRTDFQYFLETHEAAALRIYRLFTQSLAERVRDLSS; encoded by the coding sequence GTGACTCCAGACGATTCGAAGGCGGGCGACGTGGCGGTGGGCCCTGGCTCCAGCGTCACGCGCGGGGTGTGGGCGCGGGTGCTCAAGGGCGCGGTGGAGGAGGCGGTGCGCGCCTACGAGGCGATGGGGGCGGGGCATCGCGAGCGGGTCCTGGAGGAGGCGCTGGCGGTGCCCGCCGAGACGCGCACCCGGCTGGTGGAGGTGCTGCGGCAGGCGCGCGACTTCGCGGGCGCGGCGCGGCTCCTGGAGTCGGACGGAGACGACGCAGGTGCGGCGCCGCTGTACGAACAGGCGGGAGCGCCGCTCCTGGCGGCGGAGGCGTGGCTGAGGGTGGGCGAGCAGGCCCGCGCGGCGGCGGCCTTCGAGCGCGCGGGCTCACTGGAGCAGGCGCTGTCGCTGTACCAGGCGCTGGGCGCGCGCGAGTCGCTGGCGCACCTGCTGGGCCGCATGCACCGGCCCATGGAGGCCGCGCAGGTGTTCCGGGTGCTGGGCAACGCGCACGCGGAGCTGGAGATGCTGCGCGCGGTGCCCGCGGACGACCCGCAGCGGCCGGAAGCCGTGCTGCGCATGTGCGAGCTGCTGGACGCGGAGGGCGCGACGTGGCGCGCGCTGGTGCTCCTGGCGGACGGCATCAAGCACGCGACGGGCGCGGGGCTGCTGCTGCTCCAGGCGGAGCAGGCGCGGCTGCTCCAGCAACTGGGGCTCGCTTCGGCGCCGGAGGGCGCGGCCGCGGCGGAGAAGGCGCCGCCGGTGGTGGATGGCTATGGCTATCTGAAAGCCATTCCCATCTTCGATGGTCTGTCTTTGGAAGACATGCGCGACCTGTACCGCCTGGCCCGGCCCATGCTGCTGCCGGCGGGGACGACGGTGCTGGAGAAGGGCGCCAAGGGGATGGGGCTGGTGGTGCTGCTGGAGGGCATGGTGAGCGTGTCCACCGGCCCGGGCCCGGACGCGCGCCAGCTCAACATGCTGGGGCCGGGGGCGTTCCTGGGAGAGATTTCGCTCATCCTCGACGGCCCGGTGTCCGCGCACGTGCGCGCGCACACGGTGGTCCGGGCCCTGCGCGTCACCCGGACGGACTTCCAATACTTCCTGGAGACGCACGAGGCCGCGGCCCTGCGCATCTACCGCCTCTTCACGCAGAGCCTGGCGGAGCGGGTGCGGGATTTGAGCAGCTGA
- a CDS encoding WD40/YVTN/BNR-like repeat-containing protein, with the protein MRMPRITGGWRAAAVAGLLGSSGAWAHAGLPETSNVTLRKGHPEDAFVGATFGAVISRDSGRTWRWVCPDAMGYGGWRPESFVWRESGELLAATGNALLSSKDGACSWASHPAFKDTWVTGLAVHPSDDSVLYVATGRSTSATNGVFRSEDGGETWRALPLQRAGVLFSTVRVSTADPRTLYVSASDTTRMYLFRSDDAGETWEELPQAFPDLVRPFDFVVTATDPTDAQGVWARVSAQGATHILHSTDGGRTFAMRSGAGIDDVFVNMDVSADGGTAWVSTYNSFFRSQAGGAFVKLGLPTGNACVTRVGDVLYGCGSPWLHDWSLARSSDEGTTWDPLFSLEQIQGSHQCPVGTPVRELCPSRWPQVAETIGAPLYPDGVPDAGVPDAGVQPPVDAGTPTNPKPSSGCAAAPAGTLLPLFLLPLLRRGRRREDPCP; encoded by the coding sequence ATGCGAATGCCACGAATCACGGGGGGTTGGAGGGCGGCGGCGGTGGCCGGCCTGCTGGGGTCCAGTGGAGCCTGGGCGCACGCGGGCCTGCCGGAGACGTCCAACGTCACCCTGCGCAAGGGCCACCCCGAGGACGCCTTCGTGGGCGCCACGTTCGGCGCGGTCATCTCGCGCGACAGTGGGCGGACGTGGCGCTGGGTGTGTCCGGATGCCATGGGGTACGGCGGCTGGCGCCCGGAGTCCTTCGTCTGGCGCGAGTCGGGGGAGCTGCTGGCGGCCACGGGCAACGCGCTGCTGTCCTCGAAGGACGGCGCGTGTTCGTGGGCGTCGCACCCGGCGTTCAAGGACACGTGGGTGACGGGGCTCGCGGTGCACCCGTCGGATGACTCGGTGCTGTACGTGGCCACGGGCCGCTCCACGTCGGCGACGAACGGGGTGTTCCGCTCGGAGGACGGCGGGGAGACGTGGCGGGCGCTGCCGCTCCAGCGCGCGGGCGTCCTCTTCTCCACCGTGCGCGTGTCCACGGCGGATCCGCGCACGCTCTACGTGTCCGCGTCGGACACGACGCGCATGTACCTGTTCCGCAGCGATGACGCGGGCGAGACGTGGGAGGAATTGCCCCAGGCGTTCCCGGACCTGGTGCGCCCGTTCGACTTCGTGGTGACGGCCACGGACCCCACCGACGCGCAGGGCGTCTGGGCGCGCGTGTCCGCGCAGGGCGCCACGCACATCCTCCACAGCACGGACGGCGGACGCACCTTCGCCATGCGCTCGGGCGCGGGCATCGACGACGTCTTCGTCAACATGGACGTCTCCGCGGACGGCGGCACCGCGTGGGTGTCCACGTACAACTCCTTCTTCCGCAGTCAGGCGGGCGGCGCCTTCGTCAAGCTGGGGCTGCCCACCGGCAACGCGTGCGTGACGCGCGTGGGGGACGTCCTCTACGGCTGCGGGTCGCCGTGGCTGCATGACTGGTCGCTGGCGCGCTCCAGCGACGAGGGCACCACCTGGGATCCGCTCTTCAGCCTGGAGCAGATTCAAGGCAGCCATCAGTGCCCCGTGGGCACGCCCGTGCGGGAGCTGTGCCCTTCGCGCTGGCCGCAAGTCGCGGAGACGATTGGCGCGCCGCTCTATCCAGACGGCGTGCCGGACGCGGGCGTGCCGGATGCCGGCGTGCAGCCCCCCGTGGACGCGGGCACGCCCACGAACCCGAAGCCGTCCTCCGGCTGCGCCGCCGCGCCCGCGGGCACGCTGCTCCCCCTGTTCCTCCTTCCCCTGTTGCGTCGCGGCCGGCGGCGCGAGGACCCTTGCCCATGA
- a CDS encoding YncE family protein has product MRRGLWLCALALAACNDGALRAEGSLEVPALTYADPNPWTRGGSAVPPPGPAGRLLVTNSLDDSVSLLDMDGLGTPGWSELARVPVGLNPVELEGPHHTAVSPAGDFYYVGISNYVPGGGSGPHGAHGTGTADGYCLKLSAKDNRLVASARVDRNPGDVIVSADGRTLYQTHFDLLRIADVARQGGPEEDMVARMAILDAETMAVKARVKVCPAPHAVRLSADERTAYVACWSDEVAVVDLAAEGMPVTRVKVASGAGTATNPRHQPYALTVSPTTGDVWVSSLASKQVQVLEPATRTMNPARTVYLRGAPMFGAFTKDGSTLYLPYQQEDAVAVIDAATSTVLRTVPLSQAGCLNVHQFMLTPDERHGLAVCEGDHIGPGTLHVVDLAEGTVVSTVKMGIFPDSVSLLRGQP; this is encoded by the coding sequence GTGAGGCGCGGGCTCTGGCTTTGCGCGCTGGCGCTGGCCGCGTGCAACGACGGCGCGCTCCGGGCGGAGGGCTCGCTGGAGGTGCCCGCGCTGACGTACGCGGATCCAAACCCGTGGACGCGCGGAGGCTCGGCGGTGCCGCCTCCGGGCCCTGCCGGGCGGCTGCTGGTGACCAACAGCCTGGATGACTCCGTGAGCCTGCTGGACATGGACGGGCTGGGGACGCCGGGCTGGAGCGAGCTGGCGCGCGTTCCTGTGGGGCTCAACCCGGTGGAGCTGGAGGGGCCGCACCACACGGCGGTGTCTCCCGCCGGGGACTTCTATTACGTCGGCATCTCCAACTACGTGCCCGGCGGCGGATCCGGTCCGCACGGTGCGCATGGCACGGGCACGGCGGATGGCTACTGCCTGAAGCTGAGCGCGAAGGACAACCGGCTGGTGGCGTCCGCGCGCGTGGACCGCAACCCCGGGGACGTCATCGTCAGCGCGGATGGGCGCACGCTGTACCAGACGCACTTCGACCTCCTGCGCATCGCGGACGTGGCGCGGCAGGGCGGGCCGGAGGAGGACATGGTCGCGCGCATGGCCATCCTCGACGCGGAGACGATGGCGGTGAAGGCGCGGGTGAAGGTGTGCCCCGCGCCGCACGCGGTGCGCCTGTCCGCGGACGAGCGCACGGCGTACGTGGCCTGCTGGTCGGACGAGGTCGCGGTGGTGGACCTGGCGGCGGAGGGCATGCCGGTGACGCGCGTGAAGGTGGCATCGGGCGCGGGCACGGCGACGAACCCGCGCCACCAGCCGTACGCGCTGACGGTGTCACCCACGACGGGGGACGTGTGGGTCAGCTCGCTGGCGAGCAAGCAGGTGCAGGTGCTGGAGCCCGCGACGCGCACGATGAACCCGGCGCGCACGGTGTACCTGCGCGGCGCGCCCATGTTCGGCGCGTTCACGAAGGACGGGAGCACGCTGTACCTGCCCTATCAGCAGGAGGACGCGGTGGCGGTCATCGACGCGGCGACGTCCACGGTGCTGCGCACGGTGCCGCTGTCGCAGGCGGGCTGTCTCAACGTGCACCAGTTCATGCTGACGCCGGACGAGCGCCACGGGCTGGCGGTCTGCGAGGGGGACCACATCGGACCGGGCACGCTGCACGTGGTGGACCTGGCGGAGGGCACGGTGGTGTCCACGGTGAAAATGGGCATCTTCCCGGACTCGGTGAGCCTGTTGCGGGGGCAGCCATGA
- a CDS encoding c-type cytochrome, with amino-acid sequence MRGVRGGVAALLVGVLAGCGGEDEPQAAADFGEALFQDARLSESTFNRFSCATCHVTTPEAPAGRMDSGHSLYNVAARPSWWGGYETHLLDAVNFCYVNFMRGVTKLEAEDPRSRALYEYLSRISPDAQAPALPFTVVKDIQDVPRGDAARGEAVYRAACQNCHGATHTGEGRLTELASLLPEVTQDYDRLFPGIPHAQVVIEKVRHGQFFGVGGNMPPYGTEALSDADLGALLTYLGL; translated from the coding sequence ATGAGGGGCGTGCGTGGAGGCGTGGCGGCGCTGCTCGTGGGCGTGCTGGCCGGGTGTGGCGGCGAGGACGAACCCCAGGCCGCGGCGGACTTCGGCGAGGCGCTGTTCCAGGACGCGCGGCTGTCGGAGAGCACGTTCAACCGCTTCTCGTGCGCGACGTGTCACGTGACGACGCCGGAGGCGCCGGCGGGGCGCATGGACTCCGGCCATTCGCTCTACAACGTGGCGGCGAGGCCGAGCTGGTGGGGCGGCTACGAGACGCACCTGCTGGACGCGGTGAACTTCTGCTACGTGAACTTCATGCGCGGGGTGACGAAGCTGGAGGCGGAGGATCCGCGCTCCCGCGCATTGTATGAGTACCTGTCGCGGATCAGCCCCGACGCGCAGGCGCCCGCGCTGCCGTTCACGGTGGTGAAGGACATCCAGGACGTGCCCCGGGGCGACGCCGCGCGAGGCGAGGCGGTGTACCGGGCGGCGTGCCAGAACTGCCACGGCGCGACGCACACGGGCGAGGGACGGCTGACGGAGCTGGCGTCGCTGCTGCCGGAGGTGACGCAGGACTACGACCGGCTCTTCCCAGGCATCCCGCACGCGCAGGTCGTCATCGAGAAGGTGCGGCACGGCCAGTTCTTCGGCGTGGGAGGCAACATGCCGCCCTACGGCACGGAGGCCCTGTCCGACGCGGACCTGGGCGCGCTGCTCACGTACCTGGGTTTGTAG
- a CDS encoding hybrid sensor histidine kinase/response regulator: MRGRAPSSLAELLDLDREALVEEWAARVAPLFTSLRLSHEQIVDALPAFLDDLHAALVHAEEEPDGAPLRHSEAAGAHGRQRLRLGADVTLLTREYALLRDCILTRAERLDLDVPLSHVRVLCASIDAALAQAVIPFACDSAERHHAEAEERERFFQLSPDMFCIAGMDGYFKRVNTYFVHVLGWTEAELYQHPFMELVHPDDQESTRAEMRKLSHGIPTLRFENRFRARDGRYRWLAWASRPVPELGLIYAAARDISEQKAVAQERERLLEAVRESEARFRNMADHAPVMLWVTDMLGGTTYMNRGWYAFTGQTEATGLGFGWLDALHPDDVERTRRTFMDSSQDRRPFRLDYRLRGTDGQYRWTVDTGSPRFDTEGQFLGYIGSVIDISDRKQAELEREALLSRESAARKEAEEANQLKDEFLATVSHELRTPLTAILGWVQLLRTGHLPESRRERALETMERNARAQGQLIEDLLDVSRIVSGKLKLDVEPVDLSAVVQQSLESVRPAADARGIQVLATVDTSSSVMGDTQRLQQVVWNLLSNAVKFTPRGGRVRLVVARRDSSVELTVEDTGQGIPSAFLPHVFERFRQADSGTTRKTGGLGLGLSIVRHIVEMHGGTVSAASEGEGRGATFTVRLPLSVTQRRDPAMPPSPRPPALGRVSTPPPELGGVRVLVVDDEEDARELLRTLLEDSGAEVATAGSAAEGLQVLQAEHPDVLVSDIGMPGTDGYGFIAQVRALSDEQGGRTPAVAITAYARSEDRTRVLRAGFQSHVPKPVEPGELLAVLASLAGRYQPLPTA, encoded by the coding sequence ATGAGGGGCAGGGCTCCCTCGTCCCTGGCGGAGTTGCTGGACCTGGACCGCGAGGCGCTCGTGGAGGAGTGGGCCGCACGGGTGGCTCCCCTCTTCACCTCCTTGCGCCTGTCACACGAGCAGATCGTCGACGCCCTGCCCGCCTTTCTCGATGATCTGCACGCCGCGCTCGTGCACGCGGAGGAGGAGCCTGACGGGGCCCCGCTCCGGCACAGCGAGGCCGCCGGAGCCCATGGCCGTCAGCGCCTGCGCCTGGGCGCCGACGTGACCCTGCTCACACGCGAATACGCCCTCCTGCGCGACTGCATCCTCACGCGGGCCGAGCGCCTGGACCTGGACGTGCCGCTGTCACACGTGCGCGTGCTCTGCGCCTCCATCGACGCCGCGCTCGCCCAGGCCGTCATCCCCTTCGCGTGCGACAGCGCCGAGCGCCACCACGCGGAGGCCGAGGAGCGCGAGCGCTTCTTCCAGCTGTCCCCGGACATGTTCTGCATCGCGGGCATGGACGGGTACTTCAAGCGCGTGAACACGTACTTCGTCCACGTGCTCGGGTGGACCGAGGCGGAGCTCTACCAGCACCCGTTCATGGAGCTGGTCCACCCCGATGACCAGGAGTCCACCCGCGCGGAGATGCGCAAGCTGTCCCATGGCATCCCCACCCTGCGCTTCGAGAACCGCTTCCGCGCGCGCGATGGCCGTTACCGTTGGCTCGCGTGGGCGTCGCGCCCCGTGCCCGAGCTGGGCCTCATCTACGCCGCCGCGCGCGACATCTCCGAACAGAAGGCCGTGGCCCAGGAGCGCGAGCGCCTGCTGGAGGCCGTGCGCGAGAGCGAGGCCCGCTTCCGCAACATGGCGGACCACGCCCCCGTCATGCTGTGGGTGACGGACATGCTGGGCGGCACGACCTACATGAACCGGGGCTGGTATGCCTTCACCGGCCAGACGGAGGCCACGGGGCTGGGCTTCGGCTGGCTCGACGCCCTCCACCCCGACGACGTGGAGCGCACGCGGCGGACCTTCATGGACTCGAGCCAGGACCGGCGGCCCTTCCGGCTGGACTACCGGCTGCGCGGCACGGACGGCCAGTACCGCTGGACCGTGGACACCGGCTCGCCCCGCTTCGACACGGAGGGGCAGTTTCTGGGCTACATCGGCAGCGTCATCGACATCAGCGACCGCAAGCAGGCGGAGCTGGAGCGCGAGGCCCTGCTGTCCCGCGAGAGCGCCGCGCGCAAGGAGGCGGAGGAGGCCAACCAGCTCAAGGACGAGTTCCTCGCCACCGTCAGCCATGAGCTGCGCACGCCGCTCACGGCCATCCTTGGCTGGGTGCAGCTCCTGCGCACCGGCCACCTGCCCGAGTCCCGCCGCGAGCGCGCGCTGGAGACCATGGAGCGCAACGCGCGCGCGCAGGGGCAGCTCATCGAGGACCTGCTCGACGTCAGCCGCATCGTGTCCGGCAAGCTCAAGCTGGACGTGGAGCCGGTGGACCTGTCCGCCGTGGTGCAGCAGTCGCTGGAGTCCGTGCGGCCCGCGGCGGACGCGCGCGGAATCCAGGTGCTGGCCACGGTGGACACCTCCAGCAGCGTGATGGGCGATACGCAACGGCTCCAGCAGGTGGTGTGGAACCTGCTGTCCAACGCGGTGAAGTTCACGCCCCGCGGAGGCCGCGTGCGGCTGGTGGTGGCGCGGCGGGACTCCTCCGTGGAGCTCACCGTGGAGGACACCGGCCAGGGCATCCCCTCGGCCTTCCTCCCCCACGTCTTCGAGCGCTTCCGCCAGGCCGACAGTGGCACCACGCGCAAGACGGGCGGGCTGGGGCTGGGGTTGTCCATCGTGCGGCACATCGTGGAGATGCACGGCGGCACCGTCTCCGCCGCCAGCGAGGGCGAGGGCCGGGGCGCCACCTTCACCGTGCGCCTGCCCCTGTCCGTCACGCAGCGGCGCGACCCCGCCATGCCCCCGTCGCCCCGGCCTCCGGCGCTCGGCCGGGTGTCCACGCCTCCGCCGGAGCTGGGCGGGGTGCGGGTGCTGGTGGTGGACGACGAGGAGGACGCGCGCGAGCTGTTGCGCACGTTGCTGGAGGACAGCGGAGCCGAAGTGGCCACCGCGGGCTCCGCGGCGGAGGGGCTCCAGGTGCTCCAGGCGGAGCACCCGGACGTGCTCGTCTCCGACATCGGCATGCCGGGCACGGATGGGTATGGCTTCATCGCGCAGGTGCGCGCGCTGTCCGACGAACAGGGAGGCCGCACCCCGGCGGTGGCCATCACGGCCTACGCCCGCTCCGAGGACCGCACCCGGGTCCTGCGCGCCGGCTTCCAGAGCCACGTGCCCAAGCCCGTGGAGCCCGGGGAGCTGCTCGCCGTGCTGGCCTCGCTCGCGGGCCGCTACCAGCCGCTGCCCACGGCGTGA
- a CDS encoding DUF2203 domain-containing protein, which produces MRFFSVEEASRLVPLLTKTFGRVRPWVERVQKLAELLDGPVDPREADAMIPLREEREQLLERIRGELGPLQEMGLEIKGADGLVDFHARRGEEPVYLCWRYGEDAVAHWHDLKAGFSGRRPIDSPDDFEPTYLS; this is translated from the coding sequence ATGCGCTTTTTCAGCGTGGAAGAGGCCAGCCGGCTGGTGCCGTTGCTGACGAAGACCTTCGGGCGCGTGCGCCCGTGGGTGGAGCGCGTGCAGAAGCTGGCGGAGCTGCTGGACGGCCCGGTGGATCCACGCGAAGCCGACGCGATGATCCCCCTGCGCGAGGAGCGCGAGCAACTGCTGGAGCGCATCCGCGGCGAGCTGGGCCCGCTCCAGGAGATGGGCCTGGAGATCAAGGGCGCGGACGGCCTGGTGGACTTCCACGCACGGCGCGGCGAGGAGCCCGTCTACCTCTGCTGGCGCTACGGCGAGGACGCCGTGGCGCACTGGCATGACCTGAAGGCGGGCTTCTCCGGACGCCGCCCCATCGACAGCCCGGACGACTTCGAGCCCACCTACCTCAGCTGA
- a CDS encoding NmrA/HSCARG family protein yields MPVDFSITVLVTGATGQQGGAVLRKLADRGHHVVALVRDVDAPAARALRRPGVTLALGDFDDPVSLESAMRGVDAVYAMATPFGGGGVDAEVQHGKNLADAAKRSNVRHFVYSSVAGASELTGIPHFDSKHAVELYLRRRDMPFTILAPTFFMENLLRPPTRDLLAAGKLSLGLSPTRGLQMVAVEDLAGFALHVLGDPERFIGERLEVASDEVTGQQAAALLSMVSGHRIHFEQIPLDQLQQQSEDLAAMFDWLDRVGYHADILTLRNSYPRVSWQTFETWARHQDWDFVKAPAWPATAAEPVTPQT; encoded by the coding sequence ATGCCCGTGGATTTCTCCATCACCGTGCTCGTCACTGGCGCCACCGGCCAGCAAGGCGGTGCCGTCCTCCGCAAGCTCGCCGACCGGGGCCACCACGTGGTCGCGTTGGTGCGGGACGTGGATGCTCCCGCCGCCCGCGCCCTGCGCAGGCCCGGCGTGACGCTGGCCCTGGGTGACTTCGACGACCCCGTCTCCCTGGAGAGCGCCATGCGCGGCGTGGACGCCGTCTACGCCATGGCCACGCCCTTCGGCGGCGGCGGCGTGGACGCGGAGGTCCAGCACGGCAAGAACCTGGCGGACGCGGCCAAGCGCTCCAACGTGCGGCACTTCGTGTACTCCTCCGTGGCGGGCGCGTCGGAGCTCACCGGCATCCCGCACTTCGACAGTAAGCACGCGGTGGAGCTGTACCTGCGGCGGCGGGACATGCCCTTCACCATCCTGGCCCCCACCTTCTTCATGGAGAACCTCCTCCGCCCGCCCACGCGCGACCTGCTGGCGGCGGGAAAGCTGTCGCTGGGGCTGTCCCCCACGCGCGGCCTGCAGATGGTGGCGGTGGAGGACCTGGCCGGCTTCGCGCTGCACGTGCTGGGAGACCCGGAGCGCTTCATCGGCGAGCGCCTGGAGGTCGCCTCCGACGAGGTCACCGGCCAGCAGGCCGCCGCGCTGCTCTCCATGGTGAGCGGCCACCGCATCCACTTCGAGCAGATCCCCCTGGACCAGCTCCAGCAGCAGAGCGAGGACCTGGCGGCCATGTTCGACTGGCTGGATCGCGTGGGCTACCACGCGGACATCCTCACCCTGCGCAACAGCTACCCGCGCGTGAGCTGGCAGACCTTCGAGACCTGGGCGCGCCACCAGGACTGGGACTTCGTCAAGGCGCCCGCCTGGCCCGCCACCGCCGCCGAGCCGGTGACGCCCCAGACGTAG